From Xiphophorus hellerii strain 12219 chromosome 6, Xiphophorus_hellerii-4.1, whole genome shotgun sequence, the proteins below share one genomic window:
- the nol7 gene encoding nucleolar protein 7, producing the protein MMSLPGDPTERDNMANKQRGECTSLEKKAENKKGADDFNLALDSSDDEAPEEVTFEDSKARAVESLKLALDTARREKELLKEKRRKRQEFFQEQKKKKLLSADVLEEIDSVPSKKQKQAEDKDEEEEKKKRKTKKPTGVRNLKGSYTVSTVTDRGQSDYQRQAAEDFIQSRLYGPGSCRSSNNEMLSLQNKTRADKSAAVQFVKKDWACKEKAKAEKLKKRWIHKQQIPTS; encoded by the exons ATGATGTCACTTCCTGGGGACCCTACAGAGAGGGACAACATGGCGAACAAACAACGTGGGGAATGCACTTCTTTggagaaaaaggcagaaaataaaaaaggtgccGATGATTTCAACTTGGCGCTGGATTCTAGCGACGATGAGGCACCGGAAGAAGTAACCTTTGAGGACTCGAAGGCCCGTGCCGTGGAGAGCCTGAAGCTGGCGCTGGACACGGCCAGAAG agagaaggagctgctgaaggagaaaaggaggaagagacAAGAGTTTTTCCAGGAACAGAAg aagaagaaactccTCTCAGCCGACGTGTTGGAGGAAATCGACTCGGTTCCTTCAAA gaaacagaaacaggcTGAGGATAAAG atgaagaggaagagaagaagaagaggaagacaaAGAAACCCACAGGAGTCAGAAA CCTGAAGGGGAGCTACACGGTTTCCACGGTGACGGATCGAGGGCAGAGCGACTACCAGCGGCAGGCGGCGGAGGATTTCATCCAGTCCAGATTGTACGGACCAGGAAGCTGCAGGAGCTCCA ATAACGAGATGCTGTCCCTGCAGAACAAGACGAGGGCGGATAAGAGTGCAGCCGTGCAGTTTGTTAAAAAGGACTGGG CCTGTAAGGAGAAAGCTaaagcagagaagctgaagaagagGTGGATCCACAAGCAGCAGATTCCCACCAGCTGA